One genomic region from Amaranthus tricolor cultivar Red isolate AtriRed21 chromosome 12, ASM2621246v1, whole genome shotgun sequence encodes:
- the LOC130828616 gene encoding uncharacterized protein LOC130828616: MDLIGTDLMNRQRLNMQTIHNGPTLDTDSRPLLDHNFSATEIKEALWSIDDNKAPGLDGFNSKFYKAAWPIISQDVITIIQGFLATGKLLKSWNNTAIIFIPKVSYPSKPVHIQTHLYKTKASLGKDYQPHTTCFVAGRLISHNILLCQDIVKHYSRKGCYSSCLIKVDLRKVYDTKDWSFLHDMLIALNFPLHFIRIIMVCINSTHYSIMLNGSPSKTIKPKRGLRQGGMEYLFHTLMRTSSHEDFKFHPRCRKLRLNHLSFTDLMFFCKGTSNLFSCSVKVSNPSLPLQIAQEVLLPLGSLPFPYSIPLNFKRISAADCDVLVDNMTSRIRSWYAKNLSYAARVQLVTSILMSISSYCCELFIFPKTVIKKVNLICRFYLSHASDNNPSPGNIGWKHICCLKKGGGLGVRNLETWNLVAVGKLAWHV, encoded by the exons ATGGACTTAATAGGCACAGACCTGATGAATAGACAACGACTAAACATGCAAACCATCCATAATGGCCCTACTCTCGATACAGATTCTAGGCCCCTGCTTGACCATAACTTCTCCGCGACTGAGATAAAAGAGGCTCTTTGGAGCATTGATGACAACAAGGCCCCTGGTTTGGATGGCTTCAATAGTAAATTCTATAAAGCTGCATGGCCTATTATAAGCCAAGACGTGATTACTATTATCCAAGGGTTCTTAGCCACTGGGAAACTTTTGAAGAGTTGGAATAACACTGCTATAATATTCATCCCCAAAGTGTCCTATCCCTCAAAGCCAG TGCATATCCAAACTCATCTGTACAAGACTAAAGCGAGTCTTGGGAAAGATTATCAACCACACACAACGTGCTTTGTGGCGGGAAGGCTAATCAGCCACAACATCCTCCTATGCCAAGACATTGTCAAGCACTACTCGAGGAAAGGTTGTTACTCCAGTTGTCTCATCAAGGTAGATCTGAGAAAGGTGTACGACACTAAGGACTGGTCGTTCCTGCATGACATGTTGATAGCTCTAAACTTCCCTCTACACTTTATCAGAATCATCATGGTCTGCATCAACTCCACCCACTATTCGATTATGTTGAACGGCTCCCCATCCAAAACAATCAAACCTAAAAGAGGGCTACGACAAGGTGGCATGGAATACCTCTTCCATACACTCATGAGGACTAGCTCCCATGAGGACTTCAAATTCCACCCCAGATGCCGGAAATTGAGACTTAATCACCTATCCTTTACTGATCTCATGTTCTTCTGCAAAGGGACCTCAAATCTATTCAGCTGCTCTGTCAAGGTCTCAAATCCTTCGTTGCCTCTTCAG ATTGCTCAGGAGGTTCTTCTGCCCCTCGGCTCACTCCCCTTTCCTTATAGTATCCCCCTCAATTTCAAAAGGATCTCTGCTGCGGACTGTGATGTCCTGGTTGATAATATGACCTCTAGAATTCGGTCCTGGTATGCAAAGAATCTTTCCTATGCAGCTCGTGTCCAACTTGTCACATCGATCCTAATGAGTATCAGCTCCTACTGTTGTGAGCTTTTCATCTTCCCGAAGACTGTAATCAAGAAGGTAAACCTCATCTGCCGCTTCTATCTATCGCACGCCTCGGACAACAATCCATCCCCAGGCAACATTGGCTGGAAACATATTTGCTGCCTTAAGAAAGGAGGAGGCTTGGGTGTAAGAAACCTTGAAACCTGGAATTTAGTGGCCGTGGGGAAATTAGCTTGGCATGTCTAG